The DNA window GACGGTGCTGCTGGATGGTGTCTGATCAATCGCGAACGATGCGGTGCCTGAATTCAACCACAATCCCCGGCTCGGGCGTGCCGCCCGAGCCGGGCAGGGTCCGCTACGTCTAATCCTGGCGAATCCCCTCAATGCTCAGGATCATCTCGACATCGCGCGAGGCCGGGCCGAGGTTCCGCTCGATGCCGAAGTCCTTGAGCGCGAAGCGGGTGCTGCCCTGGAAGCCGCGCCGGTGGCCGCCCCAGGGATCCGGGCCTTCGCCGATCTCGGTGACATCGATCGACACCGGTTTGGTGATCCCGCGCAGGGTCAGATCGCCCTTGAGGACGGCCGTGCCGTCACCCTTGGCGGTGAAGGACGTGCTCTTGAAGGTCGCTTCCGGATACCTGCTCACATCCAGGAAATCCTTGTCCCGCAGGTGCTTGTCGCGCTCGGCATGGTTCGAGTCGATGCTCGCGGTCTTGATGGTGACATCGACCCTGGCGGCGCTCGGGTTGTCCTTGTCGTAACTGAAGTCGCCGGAGAACTCGT is part of the Thiocystis violascens DSM 198 genome and encodes:
- a CDS encoding YceI family protein, which codes for MMTSKRFPTLPFSALTLAAALAMPGLAMAENYVIDTEGGHAFVQFRIPHLGYSWLYGRFNEFSGDFSYDKDNPSAARVDVTIKTASIDSNHAERDKHLRDKDFLDVSRYPEATFKSTSFTAKGDGTAVLKGDLTLRGITKPVSIDVTEIGEGPDPWGGHRRGFQGSTRFALKDFGIERNLGPASRDVEMILSIEGIRQD